Below is a genomic region from Castanea sativa cultivar Marrone di Chiusa Pesio chromosome 2, ASM4071231v1.
TTTGGGTGCTTGGCATGGTTGACATATTTATGTGAGATAAATTTGGGTTCAGAAAGTGGTTTACAAGGCTTAGTTGTTTAGGGACTGGATTTTGTAGATTGGATCATAATTACGCACAGACACCAAGTTGATGTAGAACAGTATTGCAAAAATATGAAACAGAAAACCCTAGACTTCACCACTTAAGGGTACTTGGAATCGCCAAAAAGCTATAGAGAAACATCTTTAATCAaaagtttttgttcaaaatgtaATATCTCAAACCACTCATGTAGGCTTTAGGGTTTACATTAAGGCACAATTACATCCCAAGAAATTCTGAATCAtataaaaagcaaaattcaaaatgaaatttggtttaaaaaataaaattcaaaaataaaatatatctcaataaaaatctaaaataatttGGTCTCAATCTGCAAAAGTGAGAGCTTTGTGCACTGGGGCCTTTTTAAACTACCctccaaaataccaaaaaaacaGTCCCTTTTTGTATCTTTCCATATGATGTCTCCTGTGAAATCAGACATAATTTAAAAGTGAACCACCACAAACTTAACAAATGCTATGCAGAAAACACCCACTTCAATTGCAAGGTAAAACACAAGAGCATTTAGCATTAGTATTCACCACCAATTTCaccaaataatcaaataaaaaataatgaggaatcattttttattggtaagtttatATATGCACCCATTGGATTTCGAACTCACAACCTTACCCTCCATCCTGTCTTACAGGGGAGGAGGTGCTGTTTGAGATAGAGcccattgatatatatatatatataaaataatgagtTATCTTAAGTATTAGCAATAATAAAACCTAAAACATGAGCAGAAAGGAAATTACAACGTTACCGATACAGACAGACATGTTGAGCACTTCAATAAACATTGAAGAAAGCAACATAAGATTTTACATACAAATATAATCACAGAATATGCATATCAACCTTCTCCTTCAAGGTTGCAACATACAGCAACACAAACCTTAATGCATACAGTAACAAAGAgacaagaaatataaataagTGTCCATAATCATCtcttttaaagagagagaataaaaaaaccTTCACAAGCACAAAGGTGTTTTTCTGAGTAAATGCATGCATGTGCAAGCACACAAAAACACGTGATTAATCAGATGCAACAACACTGCCTTCATGAATCATCAATTCAGCCGAAGGTACACAAAATGCATGCTTGGAAGTAATTAAAATCAACAATAAATTTGATTCCTGGAATATGAGGTTAGACCTGGGTTGCTTCATTTGCAGCTGTCCTGGTCCATAATGCTAATTTGTCCTGCCTTTGGCGCACACTCGCAACAACACCACAAATCTCATCAGCCTCATCAAATTGCTCTCCAATCAAAGCCATCATCTgtccaataaatatataaaaacctAGTaattagcacaaatgccaacaAGTTGTATTCTAAAAAGACCCAAACACTCAAATATCCACAGAACGAAAAATACAGGGACAGTGAGGATATTTACAGTTTCAAGCCACATGGTATCAAGGCCAGCCTTTCTGTTGCTGGTTATGGACCACTTTCCTCCAGCAGCACACTCGGGATCTTCCCATTTGGGTTCAATCCCAGCTTTGAACAAGTGAAAATCAGCATTTGCAGGCAACTTACTGGGCTTGAATATCTGATCATACAAACTGCACACAAAGATTTCACATTTTCCATTTaacttgaaagaaaagattcaagtctcaaattctttttatacttTGATCAATATGAACATAATTAAGACAAGCAAttcacagaaaaaaaaaaaaaaacaattataattaaaatacatGCCAAAAAATTCCTGAGTTTCTCTTAATGGGAAAGAAAAGCAAGAACAAACACTATTGCAACAACATAAATCAAATAAACCAAAGCTATAAAACCCAGTATAAATATTGAgtaatataatgaaaaagaaattaatacaAAACCCATTATTGTTCtggatctttaaaaaaaaaaaaaaatgaaaacctcGAAAAGCAAACTATATTTCTACTCTTAACACATACAAAAACGAACGAGGGCAAAGATGAAGAGGAACCCAGATCAAGAATCATAGTAATAGAcacaaaaacatgaaaaaaaatcagGGAATTGAGGAAGGTTAGGTTAGAAAGGTACCACCAGAAATCTTCGACGGTGTCGAAGGTGTTGACCTTGCGGAGAGAGGTGCCCCAGGCGGCACCTTGTTTGGGTTTGGACTGGTTGTCGAACCAGAACGTCCACTTCCTCTCCAACCTGTGTGGCTCTTTTGTCACTGCCGTGGGCACTGTCTCT
It encodes:
- the LOC142624484 gene encoding eukaryotic translation initiation factor, which encodes MASEVAMEPSSTAAVAAAAAAEAETETVPTAVTKEPHRLERKWTFWFDNQSKPKQGAAWGTSLRKVNTFDTVEDFWCLYDQIFKPSKLPANADFHLFKAGIEPKWEDPECAAGGKWSITSNRKAGLDTMWLETMMALIGEQFDEADEICGVVASVRQRQDKLALWTRTAANEATQMSIGRKWKEIIDITDKITYSFHDDSKRERSAKSRYSV